The following coding sequences lie in one Xiphias gladius isolate SHS-SW01 ecotype Sanya breed wild chromosome 24, ASM1685928v1, whole genome shotgun sequence genomic window:
- the LOC120786638 gene encoding uncharacterized protein LOC120786638 isoform X1: MTNPWFSCHFLVAGLFLCSSALTPEECEPLVKPLSLADPKLMLGRMNTLLGYTDSEIFNELLKLTESSWLKISASPFSPGELVMSEENKIQGNCFGSSVNITFNGDTATASIANITSVFHVLPSCEGCLVFSINTTVRDFSKFLHVMKLNITAEAEALDARSLYLMGKESTVKDADLEHFKQQASCLGFSREPDFHHNPEKEFCEEGEGVSLKFR, encoded by the exons ATGACGAACCCGTGGTTCAGCTGTCATTTCTTGGTTGCGGGGTTGTTTCTGTGCAGCTCGGCTCTGACGCCTGAAGAATGCGAACCCTTGGTCAAACCTCTGTCTCTGGCCGACCCCAAGCTG ATGCTCGGCAGGATGAACACCCTTCTGGGTTACACTGATAGCGAAATATTTAATGAACTTCTGAAACTGACCGAAAGCAGCTGGTTGAAAATCAGCGCGTCACCCTTCAGCCCTGGTGAGCTTGTAATGTCTGAGGAGAACAAGAT acagggaaattgctttggcTCCTCAGTCAACATAACTTTCAACGGCGACACTGCAACTGCGTCAA TTGCTAACATCACCTCGGTCTTCCACGTGCTGCCGAGCTGCGAAGGCTGTCTGGTCTTCAGCATCAACACCACCGTCAGAGACTTCAGCAAGTTCCTTCACGTTATGAAACTCAACATCACTGCGGAAGCCGAGGCGTTGGACGCCCGCTCACTTTATCTGATGG gCAAGGAGTCGACTGTGAAGGACGCGGACCTGGAGCATTTCAAGCAGCAGGCGAGCTGCCTCGGCTTCTCCAGAGAACCAGACTTCCACCACAACCCAGAGAAAG aATTCTGTGAAGAAGGCGAGGGTGTCAGCCTAAAGTTTAGGTGA
- the LOC120786638 gene encoding uncharacterized protein LOC120786638 isoform X2: MLGRMNTLLGYTDSEIFNELLKLTESSWLKISASPFSPGELVMSEENKIQGNCFGSSVNITFNGDTATASIANITSVFHVLPSCEGCLVFSINTTVRDFSKFLHVMKLNITAEAEALDARSLYLMGKESTVKDADLEHFKQQASCLGFSREPDFHHNPEKEFCEEGEGVSLKFR; the protein is encoded by the exons ATGCTCGGCAGGATGAACACCCTTCTGGGTTACACTGATAGCGAAATATTTAATGAACTTCTGAAACTGACCGAAAGCAGCTGGTTGAAAATCAGCGCGTCACCCTTCAGCCCTGGTGAGCTTGTAATGTCTGAGGAGAACAAGAT acagggaaattgctttggcTCCTCAGTCAACATAACTTTCAACGGCGACACTGCAACTGCGTCAA TTGCTAACATCACCTCGGTCTTCCACGTGCTGCCGAGCTGCGAAGGCTGTCTGGTCTTCAGCATCAACACCACCGTCAGAGACTTCAGCAAGTTCCTTCACGTTATGAAACTCAACATCACTGCGGAAGCCGAGGCGTTGGACGCCCGCTCACTTTATCTGATGG gCAAGGAGTCGACTGTGAAGGACGCGGACCTGGAGCATTTCAAGCAGCAGGCGAGCTGCCTCGGCTTCTCCAGAGAACCAGACTTCCACCACAACCCAGAGAAAG aATTCTGTGAAGAAGGCGAGGGTGTCAGCCTAAAGTTTAGGTGA